Below is a window of Micromonospora chersina DNA.
TCGGGGGCTCGCCGAGGCGCACCAGCCGCTGAACATCCCGGTGGCGCACTACGTGAAGGTCGGTGAGCACCTGACGGCGACCCTTGTGGAGCTGGGCGTGCCGGCCGACGTGATCGCCGACGTGCACGTGGTGCTCGGCCAGGTGCAGGACCAGGTCGTGTCCGCGGGGAACGCCTGAGCGTGGACGCGGCGCGGCTCAAGCAGAGCTGGTCCCTGGTCGCCGCGCACGGCGACCAGGTTCCGCTCTACTTCTATTCGACGCTGTTCCTGGCGCATCCGGAGACCCGGCAGATGTTCCCCACGAACATGGCGGGGCAGCGGGACCGCCTGGTGAACGCGCTGGGGCACATCGTGTCGCACGTGGATCAGGTGGACCGGCTGGTCGGGTTCCTCCAGGACCTCGGCGCGGATCACCGCAAGTTCGCGGTGCGCGCCGAGCACTACCCGGCGGTCGGTGAGGCGCTGCTGGCGACGTTGCGGCACTTCAGCGGCGAGGCGTGGACCGATGAGCTGGCGGCCGACTGGGCGGCCGCGTACGGGTTGGTCGCGCAGGTGATGATGGACTCGGCGCAGGCGGCGGAGGCGAAGTCGCCGCCGTGGTGGGTGGCGGAGATTCTCGCGCACGAGCGGCGTACGTTCGACGTGGCGGTGTTGACGGTGCGGCCGCAGTACCTGCTGCCGTTCAACCCGGGCCAGTCGATCGGGGTGTCCCACCCGGCGGTGCGGTCGTGGCGGTACTACTCCCCGGCGAACGCGCCCCGCCCGGACGGGACGTTGGAGCTGCACGTGCGGGCCGCGCCGGGTGGCGCGGTGTCGTCGCGGCTGGTGTACGGGTGCGCGGTCGGCGACCAGTTGCACCTGGCCGCGCCGGTGGGTGACCGGTTGACGTTGTGGCAGGCCGGGTCGTCGGATCTGCTGCTGCTGGCCGGTGGCACCGGCTGGGCGCCGGTGAAGGCCCTGCTGGAGCAGGTCGCGGCGGAGGGTGCGGGCCGCCGGGTGGACCTGTACGTGGGGGCCCGGTCCCGGCTGGAGTTCTACGACAGCGAGGCGATCGACAAGTTCGCTGCCTCGTACCCGTGGCTGCGGGTGACGTACGTGGCCGGGTCGGATCCGCGCCGGCCGGGTGAGTTCATGCAGGTCGCCGACCAGGTTCTCGCCGACGGGGACTGGCGGTCCCGGCACGTGTTCGTGTGCGGCTCCGACGAGATGGTGAGCCATTCGGTGGCCGCGCTGACCGGTGCCGGCTATCAGCCGGGTCAGCTGCACCACGAGGGTTTCGGCAAGCACTGGTACGGGCCGGCCTGGCGGACGGCGACGGAGGTGACTCAATGAGTGCGAGCCCGATCAGCAGGTACGAGGCGGGTCAGGTGACCGGTGGTGGGGCGCAGGTGCGTCTCACCGCGGACCGGGTGCGCCGGTGGGAGTTCGGGTCGGCGTCGTTCACCCGCCGCGGCTACGACCACGCCGACGTGGACCGGTTCCGGATGCAGGTGGCCGACGAGCTGGATCTGCTGGCCACGCAGCTGGCGAATCTGCGGGCGGAGAACGAGCGGCTCAACGACCACCTGGAGCTGCACCGGCACGGGGTGATCCCGAGCGCCGACAACGCGGCGGCGGTGCCGGCGGCGAAGGAGGTGAACCTGCTGTCGGCGGCGCAGCGGGAGGCCGAGCAGATCATCGCGCAGGCCCACGACTACGCCCGCCGGGTCGCCGAGTACGCCCGGATGCAGTACGAGAGCTACATGCGGGCCGCGGCGGAGGAGGCGAAGCAGGAGGCCGAGCGGGCCGTGACGGAGTACCGCAGCTCCGCCGGGGTGAACTTCGACGACTCGGTGGCGACCCGGGAGGCGCTGCGGATCTTCGGCGAGATGATGATCTCGCACATGCAGGCGGCGGCCCGGCATCTGGACGACGGCAGCGAGCAGTTGGCGCGGACGATGGAGCGGATCGCCCGGGAGGCCCCGGGCGTCGGCGCGGGCCAGCCGCAGGCGGCGCTGCCGCGCCACCACCGCTGAGCCGCCCCCGCTCATGCGGGCGGCGGTCCGGCCCGACCGGGGGGCGACCCGGGAGGGCCGGACCGTCACCGCGGCGCGGGCGGCGCGGGCGGCTCCGCCGGCCGGTCAGCCGGCGGCGCCGCGGACCGCCTCGGCCAGCGGGGTTTCCCCGCCGACCAGCTCCAGGGTGAGCCCGGCGGTGTCCGGGGCGTCCAGCAGGGCCAGCAGCACCCGGGCCACGTCGGCGCGGGTGACCGCGCCGGGGTCGACGTGCCGGGCCAGGGTGATCCGGCCGACCGCCGTGTCGTCGGTGAGCCGGCCGGGGCGCAGCACTGTCACGTCGAGGTCCCGGGCCGTGACGTCGTCCTCGGCGGCCTTCTTCGCCCGCAGGTAGGCCGCCCACACCTCGTCGGTGCCGGCCCTCGGGGGCCGGTCCACGCCCATCGAGGAGACCAGCAGGTAGCGGCGGACCCCGGCGCGTTGCGCGGCGTCGGCGAGCAGCACGGCCGCGGCCCGGTCGACGGTGTCCTTGCGGGCGGCGCCGCTGCCCGGGCCCGCCCCGGCGGCGAAGACCACCGCGTCGGCGCCCGTC
It encodes the following:
- a CDS encoding globin domain-containing protein; amino-acid sequence: MDAARLKQSWSLVAAHGDQVPLYFYSTLFLAHPETRQMFPTNMAGQRDRLVNALGHIVSHVDQVDRLVGFLQDLGADHRKFAVRAEHYPAVGEALLATLRHFSGEAWTDELAADWAAAYGLVAQVMMDSAQAAEAKSPPWWVAEILAHERRTFDVAVLTVRPQYLLPFNPGQSIGVSHPAVRSWRYYSPANAPRPDGTLELHVRAAPGGAVSSRLVYGCAVGDQLHLAAPVGDRLTLWQAGSSDLLLLAGGTGWAPVKALLEQVAAEGAGRRVDLYVGARSRLEFYDSEAIDKFAASYPWLRVTYVAGSDPRRPGEFMQVADQVLADGDWRSRHVFVCGSDEMVSHSVAALTGAGYQPGQLHHEGFGKHWYGPAWRTATEVTQ
- a CDS encoding NAD(P)H-binding protein, whose amino-acid sequence is MRVVIAGGHGKIAKLLERELAGRGDTAVGLIRNPDHAAALRAAGAEPVVCDLEHTDVDTVAGHLTGADAVVFAAGAGPGSGAARKDTVDRAAAVLLADAAQRAGVRRYLLVSSMGVDRPPRAGTDEVWAAYLRAKKAAEDDVTARDLDVTVLRPGRLTDDTAVGRITLARHVDPGAVTRADVARVLLALLDAPDTAGLTLELVGGETPLAEAVRGAAG
- a CDS encoding DivIVA domain-containing protein, giving the protein MSASPISRYEAGQVTGGGAQVRLTADRVRRWEFGSASFTRRGYDHADVDRFRMQVADELDLLATQLANLRAENERLNDHLELHRHGVIPSADNAAAVPAAKEVNLLSAAQREAEQIIAQAHDYARRVAEYARMQYESYMRAAAEEAKQEAERAVTEYRSSAGVNFDDSVATREALRIFGEMMISHMQAAARHLDDGSEQLARTMERIAREAPGVGAGQPQAALPRHHR